The nucleotide window GGGGCGACAAAGACACACAATCGCTTGCGGGAAAAAAGCTCCGGCTGCGGTTCTTTCTCCGCGCAGCGAGAATTTATTCGGTGCGCGAAGCGGCGCGCTAACCCGTGCTGCCCAATTCGCGGCTGAAGAACTCAGCGCCTGGATCGTTTCACCTTCATTGACAGGATGCTCGTGCCGCGCGTCACGATTCCGCTGCCGCCCGTGATCACCCTTCGCACCGGCAGCCCGGTTTGCGGGTCCACCTTCAAGGGCGGGTCGGACATTCTTTGCTCCACCTCAAACTGTCGTGGTCGCGCGTTCGGGTCCACAGGAATTGTTTC belongs to Verrucomicrobiota bacterium and includes:
- a CDS encoding zinc ribbon domain-containing protein translates to MATYVYETIPVDPNARPRQFEVEQRMSDPPLKVDPQTGLPVRRVITGGSGIVTRGTSILSMKVKRSRR